One part of the Microlunatus elymi genome encodes these proteins:
- a CDS encoding amino acid deaminase/aldolase encodes MIDLAAVDRVSAWTDPAQYWPGVDAATAELDPPLAVGQLSALRHNLAELIKRARGKPIRIASKSLRVRGLVEACLRVDGVAGVLAYTLAEAVWLAATIDDVVVGYPTADRSAIAALAGDEAVAERVTIMIDDAQQLDLVDAVVPPDRRPTIKVCLELDASLDLAGLHLGVYRSPLHSPEAVLSMARKVLSRKGFRLVGLMAYEAQVAGLVNAVPGAAIKSGVVRAMQHRSVAELAERRGRAVRSIRSLLEHAGAPDLQFVNGGGTGSVETTTADSSVTEIAAGSGIFGPHLFDNYRAFTPAPAVAFALPVVRRPRPDVAVVHGGGWIASGPPGWDRSPHPVWPAGLEYVGTEGAGEVQTPLRSARAGDLAPGDRVWFRHTKAGELSEHVNSLLMVDGPRPQWSIVDELPTYRGEGKDFL; translated from the coding sequence ATGATCGATCTTGCCGCGGTGGACCGGGTTTCCGCCTGGACCGATCCGGCACAGTACTGGCCCGGCGTCGATGCCGCCACCGCCGAACTCGACCCGCCGCTGGCGGTGGGACAGCTGTCCGCGCTGCGGCACAACCTGGCCGAGTTGATCAAGCGTGCTCGCGGCAAACCGATCAGGATCGCCAGCAAATCGCTGCGGGTACGAGGTTTGGTCGAGGCCTGCCTGCGGGTGGACGGCGTTGCCGGAGTGCTGGCCTACACGCTGGCGGAGGCCGTCTGGCTGGCCGCCACGATCGACGACGTCGTCGTCGGTTACCCGACGGCCGACCGGTCCGCGATCGCCGCGTTGGCCGGCGACGAAGCCGTCGCCGAGCGGGTGACGATCATGATCGACGACGCGCAACAACTTGATCTTGTGGATGCGGTGGTGCCACCCGATCGACGTCCGACGATCAAGGTATGCCTGGAGTTGGATGCCTCACTCGATCTGGCCGGGCTGCATCTGGGCGTCTACCGTTCGCCGCTGCACAGCCCCGAGGCGGTGCTGTCGATGGCACGCAAAGTGCTGTCTCGTAAGGGATTTCGGCTGGTCGGCCTGATGGCGTACGAAGCTCAGGTCGCCGGCCTGGTGAACGCGGTGCCGGGCGCCGCGATCAAATCCGGGGTGGTGCGGGCGATGCAGCACCGGTCGGTTGCCGAGCTGGCCGAGCGACGCGGCCGGGCCGTCCGCTCGATCCGATCCCTGCTGGAACACGCCGGTGCGCCGGACCTTCAATTCGTCAACGGCGGCGGGACCGGGTCGGTGGAGACGACGACGGCCGACAGCTCGGTGACCGAGATCGCGGCCGGTAGCGGGATCTTCGGGCCGCATCTGTTCGACAACTACCGCGCCTTCACCCCGGCGCCGGCAGTAGCCTTCGCGCTGCCGGTGGTGCGGCGACCACGCCCCGACGTCGCCGTGGTGCACGGCGGCGGCTGGATCGCGTCCGGCCCACCCGGCTGGGACCGCTCGCCACATCCGGTCTGGCCCGCCGGGCTGGAGTACGTCGGCACCGAGGGGGCCGGCGAGGTGCAGACCCCGCTGCGGAGCGCACGGGCTGGGGATCTTGCACCGGGGGACCGGGTCTGGTTCCGGCACACCAAGGCCGGCGAACTCAGCGAGCACGTGAACTCGCTGCTGATGGTCGACGGACCGCGACCCCAGTGGTCGATCGTCGACGAGTTGCCCACCTATCGCGGCGAGGGAAAGGATTTTCTGTGA
- a CDS encoding cupin domain-containing protein, with the protein MQKLSIQALAREQLEAAGRSPAARSARTVFGGHEHALRQTVIALQADASLDEHENPGEATVLVLSGKVELRAGSDQWRGGQGDLLIVPDAPHSLHALEDSAVLLSAVPRGHLRA; encoded by the coding sequence ATGCAAAAGCTGTCGATTCAGGCACTTGCCCGGGAGCAGTTGGAAGCGGCCGGCCGCAGCCCTGCGGCGCGTTCGGCCCGTACGGTCTTCGGCGGGCACGAGCACGCGCTTCGACAGACGGTGATCGCGCTTCAGGCCGATGCGAGCCTGGACGAGCATGAGAACCCGGGTGAGGCGACGGTGCTGGTGTTGTCGGGGAAGGTCGAGTTACGCGCCGGCTCCGATCAATGGCGTGGTGGCCAGGGAGATCTGTTGATCGTTCCGGACGCGCCGCATTCTCTGCACGCGTTGGAGGACTCGGCGGTGCTGCTGAGTGCGGTGCCGCGAGGGCATCTCCGCGCCTGA
- a CDS encoding D-arabinono-1,4-lactone oxidase: MSRSTTAWRNWGRTELAVPAQRFVPSHVGEVAELVRGAASDGRRIRPVGAGHSFSSIAVADDLHVDLRRLSGLLSADVDHGQVTLGAGTRLAEIPALISYYGLAMPNLGDIDAQTIAGAISTGTHGTGSRFGGLSTQVAAVQLTTGTGELITVSAADHADWLDAVRVGLGALGVITAVTLQCVPEFVLAADERPEPLERVLEEFESRCDGADHFEFYWFPHTRTALTKTNTRLPFGAQRAALPPLRRFVDDTLVSNELYRILCALQSRAPATTPTINRLAEKITGNRSFTDRSDHVFTTKRTVRFREMEYALPRGQVPTVLRRLQKLIKERDWRISFPIEVRSAAADPLWLSTAHDRLTGYIAVHRYWRDRDTEPYFDATEEIMLAHDGRPHWGKMHTLTADQLRTRYPRFDDFRAVRDQLDPQRVFANPYLDRVLGR; this comes from the coding sequence GTGAGTCGATCGACGACCGCCTGGCGGAACTGGGGCCGTACCGAGCTCGCGGTGCCGGCGCAGCGGTTCGTTCCGTCGCATGTCGGCGAGGTGGCCGAACTGGTTCGCGGAGCGGCGTCCGACGGTCGCCGGATCAGGCCGGTCGGCGCCGGGCACAGCTTCAGCTCGATCGCGGTCGCCGACGATCTCCACGTTGATCTTCGCCGATTGTCCGGGCTGCTATCGGCCGATGTTGATCATGGACAGGTCACGCTCGGGGCCGGGACCCGGCTGGCCGAGATCCCGGCACTGATCTCCTACTACGGGCTGGCGATGCCGAATCTCGGCGACATCGACGCCCAGACCATTGCCGGTGCGATCTCGACCGGGACGCATGGCACCGGCAGCCGGTTCGGTGGACTGTCGACCCAGGTGGCGGCCGTCCAGCTGACCACCGGCACCGGCGAGTTGATCACGGTGTCGGCCGCTGATCATGCCGACTGGCTGGACGCGGTCCGGGTCGGCCTCGGCGCGCTCGGCGTGATCACCGCGGTGACGCTGCAATGCGTACCGGAATTCGTGCTGGCCGCTGACGAGCGGCCCGAGCCACTCGAGCGGGTGCTGGAGGAGTTCGAGTCCCGGTGCGACGGCGCCGATCACTTCGAGTTCTACTGGTTTCCGCACACCCGGACCGCGTTGACGAAGACCAACACCCGGCTGCCCTTCGGGGCCCAACGCGCCGCCCTGCCGCCGCTGCGTCGGTTCGTCGACGACACGCTGGTGTCCAACGAGCTCTACCGGATTCTCTGTGCACTCCAGTCCCGGGCTCCCGCGACGACGCCGACGATCAACCGGCTGGCGGAGAAGATCACCGGCAACCGCTCCTTCACGGACCGGTCCGATCACGTCTTCACCACCAAGCGGACGGTCCGCTTCCGCGAGATGGAGTACGCGTTGCCGCGCGGCCAGGTGCCGACGGTGCTGCGCCGGCTGCAGAAGTTGATCAAGGAACGGGACTGGCGGATCTCCTTTCCGATCGAGGTCAGGTCGGCGGCCGCCGACCCGCTGTGGCTGTCCACCGCCCATGATCGACTCACCGGTTACATCGCCGTCCACCGTTACTGGCGCGACCGCGACACAGAGCCCTACTTCGACGCCACCGAAGAGATCATGCTGGCTCACGACGGCCGGCCGCACTGGGGCAAGATGCACACCCTGACCGCCGATCAACTGCGGACGAGGTATCCGCGGTTCGACGACTTCCGCGCAGTCCGCGATCAGCTCGACCCGCAGCGCGTCTTCGCCAACCCCTACCTGGATCGGGTGCTCGGACGATAA
- the tyrS gene encoding tyrosine--tRNA ligase, whose amino-acid sequence MGVLDELTWRGLLDNSTDLEALRAHLDAGPVTFYIGFDPTAPSIHFGNLVQLIVARHLQRAGHNPLILVGGSTGLIGDPKETSERVLNSKETVAGWVEQIRAQVSRFVDMDGPHAARLVNNLDWTGDVPVLDFLRDVGKHFPVNRMLARDVVRKRLEAGISYTEFSYVLLQAFDYLNLYRQYGCTLQFGGSDQWGNITAGVELVRRSDGAHVHAIATPLLTKADGTKFGKTEGGSVWLSSELTSPFAFHQFFLNAEDEKVIEYLKVFSPRSQDEIAELERQTLEKPHLRAAQHALADDVTTLVHGEQDTKAANEAAEALFGRSELASLSASVVHDVAQELGAAELKSDGEWPGFVEVLEASGVVASKSAARRAIAEGGAYLNNVKVADPELRISDSDLLAGGYVVVRRGKKTVGAARIGRESSGS is encoded by the coding sequence GTGGGAGTACTCGATGAACTGACGTGGCGTGGCCTGCTGGACAACAGCACTGATTTGGAGGCGCTGCGTGCGCACCTGGACGCCGGGCCGGTCACCTTCTATATCGGCTTCGATCCCACCGCGCCGAGCATTCACTTCGGCAATCTGGTGCAGTTGATCGTGGCCCGGCATCTGCAGCGGGCCGGCCACAATCCACTCATCCTGGTCGGCGGTTCGACCGGGCTGATCGGCGATCCGAAGGAGACGTCCGAGCGCGTCCTCAACTCCAAGGAGACCGTCGCCGGCTGGGTGGAACAGATCCGCGCCCAGGTCAGCCGGTTCGTCGACATGGACGGTCCGCATGCTGCCAGGCTGGTGAACAATCTCGACTGGACCGGGGACGTGCCGGTGCTGGACTTCCTCCGCGACGTCGGCAAGCACTTCCCGGTCAATCGGATGCTCGCGCGAGACGTCGTACGGAAGCGGCTGGAGGCGGGGATCTCGTACACCGAGTTCTCCTACGTCCTGCTGCAGGCCTTCGACTACCTCAATCTCTACCGGCAGTACGGCTGCACGCTCCAGTTCGGTGGCAGCGATCAGTGGGGCAACATCACCGCCGGCGTGGAACTGGTACGACGCTCCGACGGCGCACATGTGCACGCCATCGCGACTCCGCTGCTGACCAAGGCGGACGGGACGAAGTTCGGCAAGACCGAGGGCGGCAGCGTCTGGCTGTCGTCGGAGCTGACCAGTCCCTTCGCCTTCCACCAGTTCTTCCTGAACGCCGAGGACGAGAAGGTGATCGAATACCTGAAGGTGTTCAGCCCCAGGAGTCAGGACGAGATCGCCGAGCTCGAACGACAGACGCTGGAGAAGCCACACCTGCGTGCGGCGCAGCATGCGTTGGCCGACGACGTGACGACCCTGGTGCACGGTGAGCAGGACACCAAGGCCGCCAACGAGGCGGCCGAGGCACTGTTCGGACGGTCGGAGCTGGCCTCGCTCAGTGCGTCGGTGGTCCACGACGTGGCCCAGGAGCTGGGGGCAGCCGAGCTCAAGTCGGACGGTGAATGGCCGGGGTTCGTCGAGGTGTTGGAGGCCAGCGGGGTGGTGGCGAGCAAGTCGGCGGCCCGCCGTGCGATCGCCGAAGGCGGCGCCTACCTGAACAACGTGAAGGTCGCTGACCCGGAGCTGCGGATCAGCGACTCCGACCTGCTGGCCGGCGGGTATGTCGTGGTCCGCCGCGGGAAGAAGACGGTGGGCGCCGCCAGAATCGGGCGAGAATCGTCAGGATCCTGA
- a CDS encoding collagen-binding domain-containing protein, whose translation MPGAIAAGAVGALVIGLTMAGSPASSAAVNGINPVRVQVDGHPANSGFLTFVERNVGIHANESEGTVAMGGDLLIDSNYNVAAGSPPVFDTIQPSGDARPTYLYVGGGVQWLDTNARVQVHNQGFTKIADTSTYDAFDTDNNGAAVNYRIVEDGASYLDVPPAIDGTTRQSPESIASPAADLLDISDAFVAYRSITDDLAACAATVQLTDAQGNPLDEITPGTQGYVHLQQGVTNVLTLHPGELGNLSELSFRDQPSADTPLLINIVGGGYDGVFPNLAGVSGAQAPYMLWNFPDATNITARQNSATVEGTIFAPNATLRWLSTGNIEGNIISVNLQHGGRDENNANELHDFPFQAELTCSDATPTPSPTPTPTPSPSPSESTSPTPSPSPSPSETTTPTSSPSASSPAPSSPAPSSPAPSASESSAAPVPGQSPSSSAGGLASTGGPPIGPLVGGVVLILAGSAVLILRRVLNRS comes from the coding sequence GTGCCCGGCGCGATCGCGGCCGGCGCGGTCGGGGCGCTCGTCATTGGCCTGACCATGGCCGGCAGCCCGGCGTCATCCGCCGCGGTGAACGGCATCAACCCGGTTCGGGTCCAGGTTGACGGCCATCCCGCCAACAGCGGCTTCCTCACGTTCGTGGAGAGGAACGTCGGGATCCATGCCAACGAGTCCGAGGGCACGGTAGCCATGGGCGGTGACCTGCTGATCGACAGCAACTACAACGTGGCGGCCGGATCACCACCCGTTTTCGACACGATTCAGCCCAGCGGGGACGCACGGCCGACTTATCTCTACGTGGGCGGTGGTGTGCAGTGGCTGGACACGAATGCTCGCGTTCAGGTGCATAACCAGGGCTTCACCAAGATCGCCGACACCAGCACCTATGACGCGTTCGACACCGACAACAACGGTGCAGCGGTCAACTATCGGATCGTCGAGGACGGGGCGAGCTACCTCGACGTTCCGCCGGCCATCGACGGCACCACCAGACAGTCGCCGGAGTCGATCGCGAGTCCCGCGGCGGACCTGCTGGACATCTCGGATGCCTTCGTCGCCTACCGCAGCATCACCGACGACCTGGCAGCTTGCGCGGCCACGGTGCAGTTGACGGACGCACAGGGCAATCCGCTGGACGAGATCACCCCGGGCACCCAGGGTTATGTTCACCTCCAGCAGGGCGTGACGAACGTGCTGACCCTCCATCCGGGTGAGTTGGGTAACTTGTCCGAGCTCAGTTTTCGCGATCAACCCAGTGCGGACACCCCGTTGTTGATCAACATCGTCGGCGGTGGCTACGACGGGGTGTTCCCCAACCTGGCTGGCGTCTCCGGTGCGCAGGCGCCGTACATGCTGTGGAACTTCCCGGATGCGACCAACATCACTGCGCGGCAGAACAGCGCCACGGTGGAGGGCACGATCTTCGCCCCGAACGCGACTTTGCGGTGGTTGTCGACCGGAAACATCGAGGGCAACATCATCTCGGTCAATCTCCAGCATGGCGGCCGGGACGAAAACAACGCCAACGAGTTGCACGACTTTCCGTTTCAGGCAGAGCTGACCTGCTCCGATGCGACGCCCACGCCCTCCCCAACGCCTACTCCGACGCCGAGCCCGTCACCGAGTGAGTCGACCTCACCGACGCCGAGCCCGAGCCCGTCACCCAGCGAAACGACGACCCCCACGTCGTCTCCTTCGGCCAGTTCGCCAGCACCGTCCAGCCCGGCACCGTCTAGCCCGGCGCCGTCAGCGTCGGAGTCTTCGGCTGCGCCGGTCCCGGGTCAGAGCCCGTCGAGTTCGGCCGGCGGACTGGCCAGCACCGGCGGGCCGCCGATCGGACCGCTGGTCGGCGGCGTTGTGCTGATTCTCGCCGGCTCGGCTGTACTGATCCTGCGTCGGGTCCTCAACCGGAGCTGA
- a CDS encoding substrate-binding domain-containing protein encodes MVHQRAIRGLAAGAVALAALAAFAGCGNQKGQGNDGGAAADGGSAGGATKIALLLPENKTTRYESQDRPNFEKDVKALDPSAQVVYNNGNQDATQQQQQVEAALTDGAKVIVLDPVDASSLGAVLAKAKAKDVPVISYDRYFEGSAYYTSFDNEKIGELQGNAVLAGLKAKGVDPKSGPVWMVNGDPKDPNAADFKKGATKVLKDAGVNIAASHDTLDWNPDDARQWVAGQLQGGKPKPIAIYAANDGTAGGVIAAAKKAGQTPVVTGQDGEVDGLQNILKGDQYATIYKSYAPQAKYAAEAAVALAKGQKPDAKDTYKNTPTDFVEADVITKDNINKVFKTGQTKVSDVCNTAAVKKLCTDAGINTTN; translated from the coding sequence GTGGTGCATCAACGTGCAATTCGTGGGCTGGCTGCCGGTGCGGTCGCCCTGGCTGCGCTGGCGGCGTTCGCCGGCTGTGGCAATCAGAAGGGGCAGGGCAACGACGGCGGGGCCGCGGCCGACGGCGGCAGCGCCGGCGGAGCGACCAAGATCGCCTTGCTGCTGCCGGAGAACAAGACGACTCGGTACGAGTCCCAGGATCGGCCGAACTTCGAGAAGGACGTCAAGGCGCTGGACCCGTCGGCCCAGGTCGTCTACAACAACGGCAACCAGGACGCGACCCAGCAACAGCAACAGGTCGAGGCAGCGCTGACCGACGGCGCCAAGGTGATCGTGCTCGATCCGGTCGACGCGTCGTCGCTGGGTGCAGTGCTGGCCAAGGCGAAGGCCAAGGACGTGCCGGTGATCTCGTACGACCGGTATTTCGAGGGCTCGGCCTACTACACCTCGTTCGACAACGAGAAGATCGGTGAGCTGCAGGGCAACGCCGTACTGGCCGGGCTGAAGGCCAAGGGCGTCGACCCGAAGTCCGGGCCGGTCTGGATGGTCAACGGCGACCCCAAGGACCCGAACGCGGCCGACTTCAAGAAGGGCGCCACCAAGGTGCTGAAGGATGCCGGCGTCAACATCGCCGCCAGCCACGACACCCTGGACTGGAACCCCGACGATGCGCGGCAGTGGGTGGCCGGTCAGTTGCAGGGCGGAAAGCCCAAGCCGATCGCGATCTACGCCGCCAACGACGGCACCGCCGGCGGCGTGATCGCCGCCGCCAAGAAGGCCGGCCAGACCCCAGTGGTCACCGGTCAGGACGGCGAGGTGGACGGTCTGCAGAACATCCTCAAGGGCGATCAGTACGCGACCATCTACAAGTCCTACGCACCGCAGGCGAAGTACGCAGCCGAGGCGGCCGTCGCGCTGGCCAAGGGCCAGAAGCCGGATGCCAAGGACACCTACAAGAACACGCCGACCGACTTCGTCGAGGCCGACGTGATCACCAAGGACAACATCAACAAGGTGTTCAAGACCGGCCAGACGAAGGTCTCCGACGTCTGCAACACCGCAGCGGTGAAGAAGTTGTGCACCGACGCGGGCATCAACACAACCAACTGA
- a CDS encoding TetR/AcrR family transcriptional regulator codes for MPVKPPVTRLRTVANPADPRYRRTRAQICDATRRLLEVTDVQRLTFGQVAAAADVNRSTVHQHYGSRHELVADALATDLAGLADALDRCPFDRSGGVPAELVEMFAAVEDQAAVLDRLSGTDRGLVGARLTELLADRLADRFAAGVRPAGFDDVPPVEHARYLAAGLVQLLLLPPSGASRPTPTQRATRAWRLIAPVSSAVR; via the coding sequence GTGCCCGTCAAACCACCCGTGACCCGTCTTCGTACGGTCGCCAATCCGGCCGATCCGCGCTATCGCCGTACCCGGGCCCAGATCTGCGACGCTACCCGACGACTGCTGGAGGTCACCGACGTCCAGCGATTGACCTTCGGCCAGGTCGCCGCGGCGGCCGACGTGAATCGGAGCACAGTGCATCAGCACTACGGCAGCCGGCATGAACTGGTCGCCGATGCCCTGGCGACCGATCTTGCCGGCCTCGCCGACGCATTGGATCGCTGCCCCTTCGATCGGTCCGGCGGGGTACCGGCCGAGCTGGTCGAGATGTTCGCCGCGGTCGAAGATCAGGCAGCCGTGCTTGATCGGCTGTCCGGTACCGACCGCGGACTGGTCGGGGCGCGCCTGACCGAACTACTCGCCGACCGGCTGGCCGATCGCTTCGCCGCCGGCGTCCGGCCGGCCGGCTTCGACGACGTCCCGCCGGTCGAGCATGCGCGCTACCTGGCCGCGGGGCTGGTTCAACTGCTCCTGCTGCCGCCGTCCGGGGCGTCTCGGCCGACGCCGACACAACGAGCAACCCGAGCGTGGCGGCTGATCGCGCCGGTCAGCTCGGCTGTCCGGTGA
- a CDS encoding LacI family DNA-binding transcriptional regulator produces the protein MNEAAPSTGAPTLAQVAKLAGVSVKTASRVFRGERYVTAETAQKVHQAASMLGFRPNRIARELRQGSRSTLIGMITGDLGNPFYARIASVLERELRAAGYQLITVTSEADGSAEDRLAEELLERRVAGLVVVSSASDHHRYLASPGGAPVIFLDRPKTGVSADVVVLDDRAGARAAVRNLLQAGHERIAIISDRGQLATHRERMTGFSEALVEGGIANWECYVRDEAHTARTAKNVVAAVMSRGLPPTALVTTSSLITIGAITAFQRLNRTAGVVGFDDFELAEVLGISVITHDFAALAREGARLLLDRLQDAGAAPRSIVVPCRLIDRGSAGRYELV, from the coding sequence ATGAACGAAGCGGCGCCGTCGACCGGCGCCCCGACCCTGGCCCAGGTGGCCAAGCTCGCCGGGGTCAGCGTGAAGACCGCGTCCAGGGTCTTTCGCGGTGAGCGCTATGTCACGGCCGAGACCGCGCAGAAGGTCCATCAGGCCGCTTCGATGCTCGGCTTCCGGCCGAACCGGATCGCTCGCGAACTGCGTCAGGGATCTCGCTCGACCTTGATCGGCATGATCACCGGCGATCTGGGCAATCCGTTCTACGCCAGGATTGCGAGCGTGCTGGAGCGCGAGCTCCGGGCCGCCGGCTACCAGCTGATCACCGTCACCAGCGAGGCGGACGGCAGTGCCGAGGACCGGTTGGCCGAGGAACTGCTGGAACGTCGGGTGGCCGGCCTGGTCGTGGTCTCGTCGGCCAGTGATCATCATCGCTATCTGGCCAGTCCCGGTGGTGCTCCGGTGATCTTCCTGGATCGGCCGAAGACGGGTGTGTCGGCCGATGTGGTGGTGTTGGATGATCGAGCCGGTGCGCGAGCAGCGGTCCGGAATCTCTTGCAGGCAGGGCATGAGCGGATCGCGATCATCTCCGATCGTGGTCAGCTCGCGACCCATCGGGAGCGGATGACCGGCTTCTCGGAGGCACTGGTCGAAGGCGGCATCGCCAACTGGGAATGCTACGTTCGCGACGAGGCGCACACCGCCCGGACCGCGAAGAACGTGGTCGCCGCGGTGATGTCGCGCGGTCTGCCGCCGACCGCATTGGTGACCACCAGCAGCTTGATCACGATCGGTGCGATCACTGCATTCCAGCGACTCAATCGGACCGCCGGGGTGGTCGGCTTCGACGACTTCGAGCTGGCCGAGGTGCTGGGCATCAGCGTGATCACCCATGATTTCGCCGCGCTGGCTCGCGAGGGTGCCCGGTTGCTGTTGGATCGATTGCAGGACGCCGGTGCCGCACCGCGTTCGATCGTGGTGCCCTGCCGGCTGATCGATCGCGGCTCGGCCGGCCGCTACGAACTCGTCTGA
- a CDS encoding VOC family protein yields MATQLNPYLSFRDNARSAMEFYQSVFGGDLTVSTFGEFHASEEVDEQDKVMHARLEAPNGLVLMAADTPKQMELASGSNISVSLSGDDDSELRGYWDKLSDGGQVAMGLEAAPWGDVFGMCTDRYGTQWLVNITGQPS; encoded by the coding sequence GTGGCTACTCAACTCAACCCGTACCTGTCGTTCCGCGACAACGCCCGCAGCGCGATGGAGTTCTATCAATCGGTTTTCGGTGGCGACCTGACTGTGTCGACGTTCGGTGAATTCCACGCCAGTGAGGAGGTCGACGAGCAGGACAAAGTGATGCACGCGCGGCTCGAGGCGCCCAACGGGCTGGTCCTGATGGCCGCGGACACGCCGAAACAGATGGAGCTCGCGTCCGGCAGCAACATCTCGGTCTCGTTGAGCGGCGACGACGACAGCGAGCTGCGCGGCTACTGGGACAAGCTCAGCGACGGCGGTCAGGTCGCGATGGGTTTGGAGGCCGCGCCGTGGGGCGATGTCTTCGGGATGTGCACCGATCGTTACGGCACCCAGTGGCTGGTGAACATCACCGGACAGCCGAGCTGA
- a CDS encoding MFS transporter — MPEPVLIPSSTQPRRRVSRGWIGWFSLAWFGIWMAQLTPIQLLLPAQVTVVLDLDPADWIRNVVAFGVVSGIAGICAVVAYPLTGALSDRTTSAFGRRRPWIVAGGAVFAVSLILLGRQQSIVGVAVFWPLTLIGFCMMTAALTAVISDQVPVLQRGTVSGWMAAPQPVGVLLGVGVVVGLGLSQQQGYLLVAVVLLIAAIGFVVRMPDAVLDRSDRPRASLRAFVRGFWISPRRYPDFGWTLASRVLVNIGNALTTTLLLYFLMFGLHLASGPASTMLVVVTAIYSIASMAASLIVGRWSDRAGRRKRYVVITAILQSAAGLILIIAPALPTVIIAGILCGFGFGAFLAVDQALATEVLPAAESRGKDLGIMNIAYAIPQAFAPLAGAGLVVLAGGFWLLFVAVVIFAGAGALALLPVRKVL, encoded by the coding sequence ATGCCCGAGCCCGTCCTGATACCGTCGTCCACCCAGCCGCGACGCCGTGTCTCCCGAGGCTGGATCGGCTGGTTTTCCCTTGCCTGGTTCGGGATCTGGATGGCTCAGCTGACGCCGATCCAGCTGCTGTTGCCGGCCCAGGTGACCGTCGTACTCGATCTCGATCCGGCCGACTGGATCCGCAACGTGGTCGCCTTCGGTGTGGTCTCGGGCATCGCCGGGATCTGCGCCGTGGTCGCCTACCCGTTGACGGGCGCGTTGTCCGATCGGACCACGTCGGCCTTCGGGCGACGGCGGCCGTGGATCGTGGCCGGGGGAGCAGTCTTCGCGGTCTCGTTGATCCTGCTCGGCCGGCAGCAGTCGATCGTCGGGGTGGCGGTCTTCTGGCCGCTGACGCTGATCGGCTTCTGCATGATGACGGCCGCCCTGACCGCAGTGATCTCCGATCAGGTGCCGGTGCTGCAACGCGGCACGGTCTCCGGCTGGATGGCCGCGCCACAACCGGTCGGTGTGCTGCTCGGGGTCGGCGTGGTCGTCGGACTCGGATTGTCGCAGCAGCAGGGCTACCTGCTGGTCGCGGTGGTGCTGCTGATCGCCGCGATCGGTTTTGTGGTGCGAATGCCGGACGCCGTGCTGGACCGCTCCGATCGCCCGCGGGCGAGTCTGCGCGCGTTCGTCCGGGGCTTCTGGATCTCACCTCGGCGCTATCCCGATTTCGGCTGGACGCTGGCCAGCAGGGTCCTGGTCAACATCGGCAACGCGTTGACCACTACCTTGTTGCTCTACTTCCTGATGTTCGGGCTTCACCTGGCCTCCGGTCCGGCGTCGACCATGCTGGTGGTCGTGACCGCGATCTATTCGATCGCGTCGATGGCGGCGTCGCTGATCGTCGGTCGCTGGTCGGATCGAGCCGGCCGGCGCAAGCGGTACGTGGTGATCACCGCGATCCTGCAGTCCGCAGCTGGACTGATCTTGATCATCGCCCCGGCATTGCCGACCGTGATCATCGCGGGAATCCTGTGTGGCTTCGGATTCGGGGCGTTCCTGGCGGTTGATCAAGCACTGGCCACCGAGGTGCTGCCGGCGGCCGAGAGCCGTGGCAAGGACCTCGGCATCATGAACATCGCCTACGCCATCCCGCAGGCCTTCGCGCCACTGGCCGGAGCCGGGCTGGTGGTGCTCGCCGGCGGCTTCTGGCTGCTGTTCGTCGCGGTGGTGATCTTCGCCGGCGCCGGCGCGCTGGCCCTGCTCCCGGTTCGAAAGGTGCTCTGA
- a CDS encoding FMN-dependent NADH-azoreductase, whose product MPVLLQLDSSADLTTSVSRAVTATFVDAWRGLGDDQRVVRRDLHADPLPHLADASLHWPPRLRSADARPPQDAERLQQQIIDELLGADAVVIGAPMYNYSLPSTLKAWIDYIHVPGVTAPFDVPSQPMAGRPAVIISSRGGIYDDGSANAGWDHTVPPLQIILGDALGMEVSVITVSRTLSAVVPGLAAEAGRAAEELAAAHRQAAEAAAAMASR is encoded by the coding sequence ATGCCCGTGTTGCTGCAGCTGGATTCGTCGGCCGACCTGACCACCTCGGTCTCCCGTGCCGTCACCGCGACCTTCGTCGACGCCTGGCGTGGGCTGGGCGACGACCAGAGGGTCGTACGCCGTGATCTTCATGCCGATCCGCTGCCGCATCTGGCCGACGCCTCGTTGCACTGGCCGCCGCGGTTGCGCTCCGCCGACGCCCGCCCGCCGCAGGACGCCGAGAGGCTGCAGCAGCAGATCATCGATGAGTTGCTGGGCGCCGACGCGGTGGTGATCGGTGCCCCGATGTACAACTACTCGCTGCCGTCGACCCTGAAGGCCTGGATCGACTACATCCACGTGCCCGGTGTCACGGCACCGTTCGATGTGCCCAGCCAGCCGATGGCGGGCCGGCCGGCCGTGATCATCAGCAGCCGGGGCGGCATCTACGACGACGGCAGCGCGAACGCCGGCTGGGATCACACCGTGCCACCGCTGCAGATCATCCTCGGCGACGCTCTCGGCATGGAGGTGTCGGTGATCACCGTCAGCCGGACGCTGTCCGCGGTCGTTCCGGGGTTGGCGGCCGAAGCCGGCCGGGCGGCCGAAGAATTGGCCGCGGCCCACCGGCAGGCGGCCGAGGCCGCCGCGGCGATGGCATCACGTTGA